The Corvus moneduloides isolate bCorMon1 chromosome 1, bCorMon1.pri, whole genome shotgun sequence nucleotide sequence AGGTGCAGGACTTGCAGGGATCTTATGCAACTTTGAAGGTGATACgaaattgggaggagctgttaACTCCCTTGAAGACAGAGaggctctcaggcacatgatgtgaTTCTTAGGGCTGTccgtgcagggccaggagttggactcgatgatcgttgtgggtcccttccaactcagaatattctgcaATTTGTATCCCAAACCACCATAACCACCTGAAGCTGTGAGTGTGGCACGTGAGACGATAGATGCAGTGTTGGTCACAACAGCGTGTTCCTGTGTGTATCCCttagaaatgctgttttcacCGCACTGTTAGCCCGGGTTTGAGGTGTGATGCTCTACTAGCTCAGGTGTCTAATTTGCTAGGTGCTTGTTATTTGCCCTTCTTGTTCCAAAGTTCTCTCTGTAAACTAACACATGGTGTGTGGTAGAAAGCTTCCTTAGTATTTCTGACCACTGTCAGAGGAATAGGAAGATCCTTTTAGTTTTGTACTGGTgttgtagctttttttttctttgcattttggTAGACATCCACCAGAGAGGCTCTGATTAACAAAAGCATCAAGCCGCTGTTGAATGCATTTAACCAGGTTCCTGGGAGGTAAGTAAGGGCCacttggttttttaaaaagtgcctATTCAGATAACTTTTAGTAATCTTGTGCCTGAGTGTTGTTACTAACTAAGGTGGAATGTTTGCAtttgcagtgaaaatgaaaagaagtgtACCTTGGATCAAGCTTTTAGAGTTGTTGTAGAAGAAGAAATAGTAAGTATTTTAAACTGCTGAAGGTTATCTCTTGTTGAACCTCAAATTTCTATTTGCAGGCTAGTATATTAATGTAACAGCAACTTACTTTAGTGtaagaaaacattatttattaaaaCCAGGAACTATGTAATAGGTAAGTGAGATTAAATACAGATGATTCAAGGAGATTGGTAGAATCTTGTACTTTACAGGTGTCACACTATGGTGGGAGCTGTTGACTGAGCCTCTTCCAGCAGTTCTTTGTAATGCTTATGAAAGTCTGCTACATCTTAAAATTCTAATTCATAAATGTGCATTGTTCTTTAACTGTACTTTAAGAGTGGGTGGAAAGGGTAGGTTTAGAGTAGGtgtcagaaagaaattcttcactgggAGAGTGGTGAGgcgctggaacaggttgccccAAGATGCTGTGGacgccccatccctggaagtgattgaggtcaggctggatggggctttgagcaacttggtctagtgaaaggtgtccttgcccatggcaggggggtttgTACTGGGAGATCTTTATGGCCTCTTCAGATCAAAACTATTTTGTGATTTGTTACTAATATGTAACAATACTAATATGTATTTGTAACAAAGCTGCCTTGTCAGCTGAAAAGAATGATGTAAGGAGTCAAATAATGTTACCGTCAAATAATACTTGAATGAAGTCTGAACGTGGGGTATTAATTTTCAGAGGTAAATGACTCTCCCAGTATTTGGGTCTTTAGTGGCTGGAAGCAGTCAAGGAAGGTTTCACACTCAATAAAAACTTATTATAGTTAGCTGATAGGTCAAATTTCATAGATTGTTTTGGAAAGTTGAATGtcaatatttgttttaaatatgcttacttgtaaacaaaaaaattagttttgttaGATACGTTTAGGTCAGACTAGAGAATTTCAACgctgttttctctgtttagATAAACAAAGCTCCATGTGAAAATCTCCTGGCAATTATTTCTCTTGCTATTAATGGAGTCACAGAAGGTGAGCATCTCTCTTTCAAATCTATTGGAAGTTTTAGGGACCATTTAAGGGAATTTTAAGATCTTGATTTCTGTAAGTCACCTGCAGCAGTTATCTTTGGTGATAAGTGACTCTTATGCTAGTGGTAAGTAGGCTTGGGTTTCTTTTAGAAGAGAAATTAAGtataatataattaaatttGGTTATATATGTGACATTTGTATtggaattttgaatttttttcttctttttaatagaGATGTATGGGTTTCGTTGCAGCATGATtagcattttctgctttgtccAGCACTCTAAAATGATTAGAAGTTTCCCAGCATAATTTCAGAGATGAGATCACTGAGGCAGAGATGTCAAATGACTTGGCCGAGTCAGAAATGACATTTCCTGGATGTTTGTGCTCGTCTCCTTGTCAGTACATGGCTGTTTTTCAGATACTTGAATCTGTTTCTGTAACAGTTTTTTATGTCAGAAATCAGTGTGCTGGTCTCTTCTGAAGTGACCTTTGAGCCCttccttttgtttatttgttcacATTATTCATCAaaaattgtttgttttagtAAGTATAGGTCAACTACATGTATGTTTTGTGAGCTGTAGAATAGCAAGAGCTGTGTGATATGAGGAATGCAGGCACTACCTACAGATCATGGATGGATGGCCTTGGAGCAGTTTTAGTGGTGCTTGGAAAGGCTGTCGGGCTTCATGGGTGTGTGTAGTGTGACTAACTGTGGGTTTAGAAGTCTGAAAGAGTTCACTTGCGTTCTGCAGAAAGATGCAGCATCGTTTGAGGCTTTGTTTGAGGTCATTAGAGCAGGCAATTTTTTTAGTACTTGTTTTATGTTAGTGCAAAGCTTTTGCAGGTCTCATTTGAGTATGTGTAGAAATATCTTCAATGAAAGTTCCCATTTTAGTCCAAGCTTTCTTAGGAATAAAaacttttctcttctttttttttttaataaaatgtccCGCAAGTGcaacacatctttttttttctttatatttcagtTCAAATTTGTTGAATAAAAGATTCCCTGTTCCTCACAGGTATCTGCACTGCATCAACTCCTTTTGTGCTTTTGGGGGATGTTCTGGATTGCCTACCTTTGGATCAGTGTGacaaaattttcacttttgtgGAGAAAAATGTTGCTACGTGGAAATCGGTGGGTATTTTTGCGAAACATTGCATAGTTTTGCCAAAGCTTTTGTCTACATGAACCATTTTTATGAAGAGAATTTAACTGTCTTGTAGCTGACGTGTCAGGAACCCCAGAGGTAGCACCCAAAAAGCATTCTTCTGTCTCAGTGTTTTCCTAACCTGGATTTTCTAACCAGAACTTCCTCCTATAGTCATTAACTCAAGCTGTTCTGTTTCAGATAACATTGCAGCCCCTGATATATTCGCAAACTGTTCTTTGTCATTAATTCAATTAATTCTACcaatttctttctcctgctttcaaATCACCAGTATTGTGAACACTGTAAATCTTTTGTGAGTGCTCTTTGCTTATTTATATAAAtcataaatgaaataataaaggaaattactgtaaaaattagcatattcagaaaaaaaagtggatgcTGTTCTTACTGTTCACTGACATACGTTTTTCTTTATGAAGGCTggatttaaatgtgttttatgcTTTGTTGGAATTTGTGGGATTGCttgttttatcttcttttgCGTGAAACCTGCCTGTTATGTAAGAAAAGACTCAAATTTCGAGTTACCTGTAGGATTGACTCATACTTACTCATACCTTGTGGCTGGATTAAATCTGCTCAAGAAGGTTTTATTATCTCTTAATGTTCTAAATGCCTTTACTCTGTTTCAGAACACATTTTACTCTGCAGGGAAAAATTACTTGCTACGCATGTGCAATGGTGAGTGGTAGTTTTTCGGGGAGGGGGGAGCAGTTTTAAAGAACTTATCTCAGCAAATGAAAGTGAGTTTAATAACTTGATTTAAATTCAGATGTGTTCAATAAATTATAAAGTTAAAAGGTGCATTTCTCAGCAGATAGAAATTCATGAGTCTTGCTTATTAATGTAAAAGACGTACAGACCTCAGGGAATTCTGTTCATCAGTGGAGATCATTATAGAAGAATATCATTCCTCAGCAATGACAAGGCTCATATCAGAGGCTGTATTTGAGTAGGATTCAttcaaacttattttttattggTGTTGAAGGTGTTAGAAGAATTGTAAGAATGCATTTGGAAGAAATATGTCTGATCAGAGGAATTCACTGGCATTTAAATTTACAAATATGAGCTTCCTTTCGTTAGCTCTGTAAGTCGTGTAATTAGCAAGTCTTGAATTCTATTAcatgagaaaggagaagagggacAAATACTAATATTCTGTACTTTTTGTGATATCTAGACCTCTTAAGAAGATTATCTAAGTCACAAAACACAGTCTTTTGTGGAAGAATTCAGCTCTTCTTGGCTCGGTTATTTCCACTTTCAGAAAAGTCAGGTGagattttttgcatttcatcACACTTAACATTGAGACTAAATAAGCTGAACCTTGTAAGTTTCTGGTGGTTGCAGACCAAGTCCAGTTGGACCAAATCACTTTGCACTTGTATCCTAGTTCTTGTGTCTGTCCTCGATGTTGTAAGTgacttttatttgctttgatttcAAACATAAGTTTTGAATGCTCTGAGAATTGAGTACCAACATTTCATAAACAGCTGACTGAATGAACAGACTTGGGAACTTCACAACTTCTAAAACTTACCCTTTGTTTTTCACAGGGCTTAACCTACAGAGTCAGTTTAACCTGGAAAATGTCACTGTGTTCAATACCAATGAACATGAGAGCACTCTGGGACAGAAGGTGAAAATTCCTATGTCATTTTTCACTGATTCTGCAGTAAACATGTTAGATTGTTTGCACAAGAAGTGTTTGGGACTGTAGGTTCATCATTTGGTTGTTCCTCTGCCAGACCAAGCTGTAGTTTTGGGAATAGGCATGTTATCTGGAACATTGAACTGTGCACTCTGAGGGGAAAAGGATTGGTTTGATTGTGAGGAATAAGCACTGTCACTCACTGCGAAGTTTTCCCCACAGTGTGCAGAGAACAGAGCCGTCTCTTCAGCTTTTTATAGGAGAAGTGAGGCTACCAGTGCGTTAAGACACGAATTTGTTGCACATTTGACAGTAATAATACTTCAGAGATGTTTTGAGTTACCAGCTTAAGCTTTCTGATCTAATATGTAATTGAATGTTTGTAGTAAAGAACACTGTGAGAACCCTATGCAAACTGTAGTGGCATTtgtataaattttaaatatttttttcctatttagcACACcgaggagagggaagaaggaatgGATGTAGAAGAAGGTGAAATGGGAGATGATGAAGCACCAACAAGTTGGTGAGCTTACAGAAACTTTAAAAGCTGAAGCAAAGCTTTgtaaagtgaaaggaaaaaagctattTGGGAAATATCCTTAAATGTCGTGGTCCAAATTCTCCTCATCTCCTGCCCTCTGAAGATAAGATGTATCTCCTTGGTGAAGACTCCTGACAGTGCCTTAACTGTTCAAGTGGAGTTGCCTGGAAGACAGAAATGTACAGATTTGAAAAAATTACATACCCTTGCTGAGAACCAGTCTGGTTTTGACAGTTTTCCAAATTCCCTTCACAAAACTTGTTGTGATAAGATGTATTCAGGGATTTTGAGTATATGCTTTAGGAGAAAAAGTTGTGGTCCTCTTTGTTTCCCAGATACTGAAAACTCCTAAGATCCCTTTTACGtactatttttgcttttgtggtGAGAAAGTAACAATAGACCGAATGAAAAAACTCTTACAAGGACAAATTCTGAGTTACAGATTTGTCTGTGAGGGTTCTCTACTGACTCATTAATTTACTTCCAAAATGAATTATATTTTCTGGGATTGTACATTCCTGAGTGAACTTGAATGCTGCTTTTCagtatggttttttttcattattttttccacagttcCATTCCAATAGATTATAACCTGTATAGAAAATTCTGGTCACTTCAAGATTATTTTAGAAATCCTGTGCAGTGCTACGAGAAGGTGTCATGGAAAACTTTCCTTAAGGTAATCTGAGTTCGTGCTTTCAACCATTCAGCCTAAGTAAAGGTCATTGTTTACACAAGTAGCAGTGACTGCATAAGCATGGAACAGTTCAAAGGCTCAGGCTGCTGGAAGATGATAGTGCAGgaggaaatgcattttgctgttttctaaagTGAGCCTTTTGCAGTAAACAAACATGTTGTGTTCAGATGTACAGTAAGCCCCCTAATACAGCTTGTGTAAGTCAGTATCAGAAATACTTCATATGTTGCAACAGTGccagaaataacttttttgtGGCTTAACAGCTGCAAAAAGCAGAACTTGTAGGtttgagtgggttttttgtACCCAGAGAAGATAAGTAGCTCTATCTAGTCCTAGCTCTTATTTTTGAATAGTCGTATTGATCCCAGTGGGATCCTAAAGATTGTTGGTTTCTAATGAAGCAAATCTCTTTATAGAAACTATGACTTGAATGTCCCCTTCAGCCAGCTGTTTCAGTTTTGCTTAGTATGAATATTGAAGATGATTTATTGCTAAGCTACTGTTTCTTCACAATTTGTCactcagtatttatttaattcaaagaagtctagtttttttttttcatctttgttctCTGTGTTCTGGTAATAAGAGGTGACATCTGCTCAGACATCCGAATATAAATGTAATTAATGAGGTCTACTAGTGgggtcaaaaaaaaaaccacccgGGTGCAGTTCAGAAACTGATCAAGGCCAGACTTAAGTCTTTCAGGTGAAATTTTTCAGTGTAGCACTGTCATCATGTGaaccttttttcttcatgatGTCTCAACAACAAAGCACTATTTACAACCCAAAACGTTCTTTTTCTTAGCATACTTTAAATATTCCATATGATTAGGTGTTCTGACATGATAGTGCTTTCACTTCATTTGTGTTGTACACATTGGTAACAAATGGGTTGTTTCAATGGGCTGATAGCaaatttacaaattattttacttgCTTGGCTTTAAGTCTAGTGTAGTTCTCTAACTACAAAGGTTCAGTATTGTTTTCACGTGCTAAATAACTGTTTTATAGTACTCAGAAGAGGTTTTGGCTGTTTTCAAAAGTTATAAACTGGATGACACTCAGGCTTCCCGAAAAAAGTTGGAAGAACTAAAAACAGGAGGAGAACATGTATATTTTGCAAAGTTCCTAACTAGTGAAAAGGTATGTGATTTCCCGTCTTGTAATCCTTGGCTACttgaggttggaaggaacctgtGTCTGGTTCAGCCTCCCTCAAAGCTCTAAACTGGAGATTAGCACTATGTCCAGTTGGGCTTTGAATGTCTCCACACATTGAGACTCCACAGATGGAGACTCTGGTACCCAATTACACTGTTTGGCCAATTTATTTAGATGCATTTATTCtattcctttttctattttattcttttttgtattttattttttgtggatTGCCTCTGTTAATTAATGACACGGGAGTTTCTATTTCTGGAATAAGAGTCTTCAGTAAAGCTGCCATTTGtttatttgatttcatttgTAATGTTGTCTTTACAAAGATAAGTTAaaggagaataaatatttaaagatctgttgctttttttgttgttgtttagcTGATGGATTTACAGCTGAGTGACAGTAACTTCCGCCGTCACATCTTGTTGCAGTACCTAATACTGTTTCAGTATCTAAAGGGACAAGTCAAATTTAAAAGGTagtgtgaaaatattttgtattttggggATGGAGAACTAGGAACTTGGAgataaaccaaaatattttaaaatagtttgtCTACTTATTCTGAGGTTCTTGTGGAACTTGGAGCCTTGCATTGGTAAATACAGGGTGTGGCTGAAGTTATTTTATGGCAGGAAAGCAGAGGTctcattaatttctctgttcctctgcCTGTTTGCCATCCTTTGCTTTAGTGTTGATTTGACTTACTCAAACTTGTGCCATTTACTATACAGGCAAAAACCCAATCTGCTCATCTTTGCAGAGTAAAGTGAGTTGTGGGGTCTCAGAGAAGTAGAGGCCATTAAAACTTGCTTACAGTGAGTGCCAGCCATGAGAGGGAAGGAGACTCTCCTTGGCAGCACCAAGTTGTTAGACCAGTGGAAGGTACTTGTGTGGGGCATCATTTTGAATCTATAGTGACTCTGCAATGTGGCATTGGTTactgatttgttttttcttagtGTGCTACAGAACTCTGTCTAAAACGGCAAGAAATAGCAATGGTGATTGTTGCTTTTATGAACTAATGGGATAGAACCAAACCCCATCTGTTCCTAGTATCTAACATTATGCTGAAGAAAATCCCATCTCTCTGTTCATTTCCTTGTGCCCTGGGCCATATGTGCACATAATAATTAACATCCTTAACAAGGCAGCTGTCTCTCACCTGCTGTATATTGCTTTTTATAAGCAGCTCTCAAAGAACTTTGTAAACTAGGTTAGGATCATTACCCTAATTCTACGGATTATTTGTCAAGGCAGTCTAGTGACAGAGAAGGAATGGAATTCAGGTCTTCGGAACTGCAGTTCAGTCCTGTTGAAGTGAGAGTCATTTCAATGTCAATGCATAAAAATGCATTATGACCACTTATTGGTGGTCAAGGATGTCATGAGATACAAATGGTGTAGTATAACACTTGGTTATTTCTTGAGGTAAATCTTTTCATTGTGTCcatttgctgggttttgggtCCAACATCAAGGTGTCGTCTTGAATCACACAAATGGGCTTCCTATTGGGTGAATCTAAACCTTGAAAGCGCATCTCATTAATTCCACAAACTAATAAATGGTGAGTCCCTGGGACCAGAGCAGTTCACATTCTAAGTATTTTCCTTAGATCCCCTCCAACACTTCTTAGAAGGCATGTAGTGTAAATTATGTGTCCTCAGCACACTTTTTgatgtgttgttttgtttttcaatttcaGTTCAAACTATGTTCTAACAGATGAACAGTCTCTTTGGATTGAAGATACTACAAAAGCAGTTTATCAGGTTGGTACAGTATCTACTTTCATAAAAATTACATGGAAGAAGATTAAGCATATAATATTGTATCAACCACCCTTGAAGCAGTAAGGACTATtttctctgaggttttttttttccctacatatTCTGCTACAGATATAATGCAAAAAGttcactttcttttctcccattcATAGCTTCTTTCAGAAAATCCTCCAGATGGGGAAAGGTTCTCAAAAATGGTAGAGGTAAGTACTTTGATGCCTGCCTGAACAAAGTCTGTATAGCATataaaaaatcagtttcagcTTAAACTAGCTTTTGGAACACAGCTGTTATATCTGAGAAAGCTTTTACCTCATCCCAGTAAAAAAAGGTCTTATgatgtctttttattttgtagtcATATTTTATCCCATGTTTTCATTAAtactcttttcttccttgtgctgGGGAGAAATGGAAATATGCCTATATGTGCATGTGGACATACAGGAGAGATGGGTTattggaaagcaaaaaaaatttaaaactttttgcAGATAGGAGTCCTGTGCCCAAagacatggaaataaaatacaagtgaaattaataaaaacccaAGAAGTtgtctttttgctttccttttttcctttagtttgaCTCCATCTATTTTCTTGTGTATACCAGGGGAAATAAAGCCTTTCCCACAATTTTTGAAGAGAGAAGATAcactattttttaataaattaaaccAGTTGCCTAAGATTATACTGGTGATCTTTAAGATAGTGACTGAAACACACAACCTAGAACAAAGTTTTCCCCTTAATTTTAATAGCTTAGTTTAAAACTTTGGAGTCAACTCTGAAAGTGCTTATGATCCTAATAATATGCAATACCTTCTGTGTTTCTACAGCATATAttaaatactgaagaaaacTGGAACTCATGGAAAAATGAGGGCTGCCCCAGCTTTGTGAAAGAAAGGTAACTGTGTTACGAAACAGAAgctttctgctgcttgtttgAAATGGTTCCACTTCAGAATATGGTACCCATGGTGCATGTGAGCATTAGCCATTCACACAGCTTGGAGATCTGTGCAGTTGCCTGTCCCTACAGTGAGTGCAGAAGGCTCTTAGATTTCTGCCAAAAGTCGTAAGGCTTGCAGTGTGTCAGGGAAGAGCTGGTTATGGGTGTGTGGGCTCTCAGGAGAGCATTCCTCATTGTCTCAGGGGAACATTTGGTGGTACTGAGGATCCAGTGGTCCAGGAGACTGGAGCAGGTTTTGTCCCCTCCTGCTTTCAGCAGACCCTAGGTTGAAGAGGTTAGTGCCTGACTTTCCCATATACCCCTTTGGATTGCCTCTAATGAAGCCTTTGGCTTTATGACTTTGGCAGAGCAGCATACCTGGAGTTTGTGTA carries:
- the THOC1 gene encoding THO complex subunit 1 isoform X3, with product MSPPLFSLPEARLRFTTSTREALINKSIKPLLNAFNQVPGSENEKKCTLDQAFRVVVEEEIINKAPCENLLAIISLAINGVTEGICTASTPFVLLGDVLDCLPLDQCDKIFTFVEKNVATWKSNTFYSAGKNYLLRMCNDLLRRLSKSQNTVFCGRIQLFLARLFPLSEKSGLNLQSQFNLENVTVFNTNEHESTLGQKHTEEREEGMDVEEGEMGDDEAPTSCSIPIDYNLYRKFWSLQDYFRNPVQCYEKVSWKTFLKYSEEVLAVFKSYKLDDTQASRKKLEELKTGGEHVYFAKFLTSEKLMDLQLSDSNFRRHILLQYLILFQYLKGQVKFKSSNYVLTDEQSLWIEDTTKAVYQLLSENPPDGERFSKMVEHILNTEENWNSWKNEGCPSFVKERSHPEFQLGPPDSKPMRPVRKRPAPEDFLGKGSNKKILMGNEELTRLWNLCPDNMEACKSESREYMPTLEEFFEEAIEQADPENMVENKYKAVNNSNYGWRALRLLARRSPHFFQPTNQQFKSLPEYLENMVIKLAKELPVQRCNGTKP
- the THOC1 gene encoding THO complex subunit 1 isoform X2; translation: MSPPLFSLPEARLRFTTSTREALINKSIKPLLNAFNQVPGSENEKKCTLDQAFRVVVEEEIINKAPCENLLAIISLAINGVTEGICTASTPFVLLGDVLDCLPLDQCDKIFTFVEKNVATWKSNTFYSAGKNYLLRMCNDLLRRLSKSQNTVFCGRIQLFLARLFPLSEKSGLNLQSQFNLENVTVFNTNEHESTLGQKHTEEREEGMDVEEGEMGDDEAPTSCSIPIDYNLYRKFWSLQDYFRNPVQCYEKVSWKTFLKYSEEVLAVFKSYKLDDTQASRKKLEELKTGGEHVYFAKFLTSEKLMDLQLSDSNFRRHILLQYLILFQYLKGQVKFKSSNYVLTDEQSLWIEDTTKAVYQLLSENPPDGERFSKMVEHILNTEENWNSWKNEGCPSFVKERPPDSKPMRPVRKRPAPEDFLGKGSNKKILMGNEELTRLWNLCPDNMEACKSESREYMPTLEEFFEEAIEQADPENMVENKYKAVNNSNYGWRALRLLARRSPHFFQPTNQQFKSLPEYLENMVIKLAKELPPPSEEIKTGEDEDEEDNDALLKENNESPEVQRDKAMTGEQIESFANRLGEQWKALAPYLEMKESDIRQIELDSEDVKMRAKQLLVAWQDQEGAHATPENLITALSKAGLGDLAESLTNDTEGSS
- the THOC1 gene encoding THO complex subunit 1 isoform X1, translated to MSPPLFSLPEARLRFTTSTREALINKSIKPLLNAFNQVPGSENEKKCTLDQAFRVVVEEEIINKAPCENLLAIISLAINGVTEGICTASTPFVLLGDVLDCLPLDQCDKIFTFVEKNVATWKSNTFYSAGKNYLLRMCNDLLRRLSKSQNTVFCGRIQLFLARLFPLSEKSGLNLQSQFNLENVTVFNTNEHESTLGQKHTEEREEGMDVEEGEMGDDEAPTSCSIPIDYNLYRKFWSLQDYFRNPVQCYEKVSWKTFLKYSEEVLAVFKSYKLDDTQASRKKLEELKTGGEHVYFAKFLTSEKLMDLQLSDSNFRRHILLQYLILFQYLKGQVKFKSSNYVLTDEQSLWIEDTTKAVYQLLSENPPDGERFSKMVEHILNTEENWNSWKNEGCPSFVKERSHPEFQLGPPDSKPMRPVRKRPAPEDFLGKGSNKKILMGNEELTRLWNLCPDNMEACKSESREYMPTLEEFFEEAIEQADPENMVENKYKAVNNSNYGWRALRLLARRSPHFFQPTNQQFKSLPEYLENMVIKLAKELPPPSEEIKTGEDEDEEDNDALLKENNESPEVQRDKAMTGEQIESFANRLGEQWKALAPYLEMKESDIRQIELDSEDVKMRAKQLLVAWQDQEGAHATPENLITALSKAGLGDLAESLTNDTEGSS